In Cicer arietinum cultivar CDC Frontier isolate Library 1 chromosome 7, Cicar.CDCFrontier_v2.0, whole genome shotgun sequence, the genomic window CTTCGTTGTTACAACCACCTTCATAATTACATGACTGGTGGCCAGTATGACCTTGACCTCAATCTCATCGTCCGTCAAATTCTTCTTTATGCTTCTCAGATTCCTCTTCCTACTGATGCCTTTGATGCTTGGATTTTGGACGTCGATGACACTTGTATCTCTAACATTTCTTATTACACACATAAGCGATTTgggtatgtatgtatgtatattGCTTAATTCATTCATCTACTACATATGTATGtgtaattaataatttcaattcAATACTTATTAGATGCGACCCATTTGATTCAACCATATTCAAGGCATGGATCATGAAGGGAATGTGCCCCGCAATTCCAATCGTACTTACATTGTTTAAAACGCTGATAGACAAAGGATTCAAAGTCTTCCTACTAACTGGTAGAGACCAAGCAACACTCGCCAAAATCACTACCAACAATTTGCATAGCCAAGGATTTATCGGCTATCAACGCCTTATTTTGAGGTAATTAATTACagtaaactttttcttttttcattatactaaattatttcaAACTCCGTCTATAGCTAGCGACCTATGCTACAGTTTTTGCCACGTAAGCGCTGATAGCGACTCCTACCTACGCTAAATACCAATAAATAAAAGACTTCATTGACTTATAATATAGCATATTACACATGCGCAGAAAAACATAACCAGGGAAATGTTGTAAATATTTgtatgatttaatatttattacagGTCTTTTTTTGCAAATGGATATGATGTGCGGTGCACCACATTAGTTAATAAATCTACTCATATATGACGTTGGTAAACACTCAAGACATGAGACAAAACAGGTGGCGTAATTGATGATGTGAAAGTCGATTCTATATATTTTGACGTTGCGTAACTTCCTAGAACAACTGCTCCAATTAATCGTCTCTATCCGCTCAATATGTATTCTAATATGTCGATGCATGCCCTTAACtcccaaaaatataaaaatagggCTCTCTTTTATCCCAAAAGCATAATGAATAGAATTTGTACCGAAATtcgtttcatagcatcataatGAGGATAAGAGACTTTGGCCGGTAGATTGGAAGTTTAATCCGATAGGATgagatttaattaaataacaacACACGACAAAAACCATCGTCAAAAGCATTGGCATTCGGTTTCTGCATTATCTatctattattttaatgaaaatgttTTAAGTGTACACCAAAACACCTACTTGATCatttaatagaaaaacaaaagtAGAGATAATGATGTGtgataagaagaaaaaaattataaaaaaatgtggaatgaaaatataaaaatttagattataaaaatttgaagtgTTTAAATATAAGACTTGTCATCTGAACACCGTATAAAATACAACTCAAATATGTGTAGTGTTGAAATTGAGaacagaaaaaaaataatataaattaaaaaattgtagatAACTATGGTGTTATTATCATAATTTATGTCCAAAAAACATTTCCGGTTGTTTGAACGGCCAGTGAATACATGAAAATTCCTCCTACAAAGCAATGTTGTCCGAGAAGGATTTCCATATGGGCAAATTTTCTAGTGGGATTCTTTTTATATTGGAGATATGGCTTCATATTATTTCAGAGATATGCATTTGTTTATTACTCCATTCCTAAAATTCCCGTTTGACAATGAAGGGGAAAAACACAGTAGACTTAGTCAACTCTAAACTTCTTTCCTAACTTGCGGTTTTTTCTAACTTAAAGTCTACAATGAACGCTAACAAGTGACAATGCTTTCATATGTTTCCAAGTCAATGTCTGTGTGTTATATATGCAATGCAAATTCAATAAAGAAAGTATTTTGTAAGCTTCCTCTTAATTTACTTTTCGTCTTGGTTAGCAGTGGAAGATAAGACAACTAAAGGAcaatcacttttttaaaatgGATTCTCTAACCTTTTGGAGTTGTGATTGAAAAAGTCTTACTTAACCAGCCAACCtcaataatatttaatcattatcataaataaataaataatagattgGGTCGTGGATTTATGCGAAATATGTAATGTTTTATAATGATGGGTGTGAACGCTTAACCTAAATAGTAGTAATTGATTTTGGCAGGAATGNNNNNNNNNNNNNNCAAAGTGCAGTAAAATACAAGTCGGCAATTCGGAAGGAGATAGAAGAGCAAGGATATAGAATATGGGGGAATGTAGGAGATCAGTGGAGTGATCTCCAAGGAGAGTGTTTGGGCATGCGTACTTTCAAGCTCCCCAATCCTATGTATTTCATTTCTTGAGTGCCACTTGTCTTGTGTACTCAACAATCCAAGTGATTTGGACAAATCAATATCACTTCTTGCCTTATTATCATGGATATTACTACATCTATCtttataataaatttcttcaaataataCATACAAGTTTCAACTAGGTTCCTTTACAGTTTTCCCCCTCACGCATCACAATGTGGTATATACTATGTTCTAAATTATTACAGTTAAAAATGATCTtgcaaaaagtgcatttttgGCCTCCGATTATACGAACCAAACAGCCTttgccatatatatatatatataaaaaaaaacaaaataagtccTACCTATTCCAACTTGATACGGTATAGATCTAAAACATTCGCTCCAGAAAATAACAAGTACTATCTATTCAACATAAACAAATGCCACATACATGGATGGCAGGCCATCTTTATGACATTCATTCATAGTTCCAACTGCACTGCATACCTTAGGCAAGGGAATACAAATGCTTGTGACAAACATGTAGTAAAAACAATCCAGCCTAtgctaaatttataaatctttACTGAATAACCGGTGACACTTGACATGTCATATCCCCACAAAACTTGGTCGACTTGAGGACCTAAAACTTCACCCATCACTTGTATATTCCACACTTCTACGGAAGTTATTGACACAAGAATAAATCCAATAAATGTATAAGTTTACATGAAAAAGACTGATCTGAACAAGCCTATTCTCAATATCcaacataattattttatcattttctttttaaaaatattttcaccaTTGCTCCCTGTTGTTTTAGACGAAAAATGTTCGATAAAAGGGGATGAAAAACCACCAGAATGCTAGCCAGCAATAATTGTTAGCCTATTCTTTCGTAGCTGCATTGATTGAGATGTACTGGAAATTATTTCCAGCAATGAATTGCTGGAAAACAAAATACCGATCTAAGACAACGAGGACCCCTTTCATCTACCAGTTTTTGCTCGCTTCATTCCACTAGAATTAAATGGAGACACACTACCACTTGGCCCAGGACTCTCTTCTCCCAAATTCGAATTCAGCAATGCCAATTCCCGCAACTGCTGCCTCTTGATGAAGTCCTGTGACTCATCCTGCATATCACACACCAGAGAAATGTATATCACATACCAGAGAAAGTAAATGTATAATAAGACTTTGGGAAATGCTAACAAGTGTCCCAAGGACAATTTAATCTTGAAAGTGGTGCATTCAActctttgaaattttaaattttgatctttaaCCCACAATACTTTacttttatttccttttttagtttttcaataAGTGCGCTTAGGGTACTTGTTAGCATGACCCTAAGACCTTTCACAACAAAGATTAATCAACAAAATGATTACAATATGGAAGTTTCGATGTACTTGATTTCAACAATAACATGGTTGTGTCAGGGACGATATTGTTTGTACATACTAGAAAGCTCGAGAAAATTGTAAATTGTTTAGATTGcacaaaaaagtttaaattgatattttccGTGAATTTGAAGTGCTGGTTTAAGGTGATTTGAACAGAAACTTCATTGAAAAAGGGAAAGGTATATTCCATCTGGTCTCGAAATGAATGctaaaaaatcaacttttacTCACTTAAAGTCCAAGGCAAACTTTAGAGtacaaatacaaaatgtgaagcCTTGGAAGAGAAAACAAAAGGAGTAATATCGTCAAACCGTCAATAATCACTTATAGTATAGGCTGGGAACTTTTGTTCCTGActtcaatgaaacaaatgataTCACTCGTATCCACATAATTAACTGACAAATGTATATCTTTGAACATGTTTCCCTACTTTTGCCTAGGAATTTTAAAGCTTTTTAAATATGTCTAAACCATCCTGGATCGGTATCTTAATATATACTGATCTGAAAACAAAATGAAGGAGAATACTAGCCACCTCACACAACCTAACGCAGAGAAATATTAATACATGTAGTGAAGGAACTTACCACAGGTTTGAGCAATTCTTCTATAATTTCCTGAGCCTGCCTAAGCCTTATCTCAACAATATTAGCAGGTAAGTCAGCCTCAATCAATAAGTGGAGTGGCTCATTGAGATGCTCATATCCCGGTCGTCCTCTTAACTTTTCTTCCTTAAGATTGAAAGGAGAACAATCTCAGATTCTcagtttttaaacaaaaaatacacataCTCAGACCAATAGAAAGAAGCATAGTATTTTATACACAATATGCAATACTAAACCTGGAAAATTATATCAAGATCTACATTACCTTGTCTGGATCCTTTATTGACCCCTTTCCTCTAATAAACACCCTGCAACCTGTAGTAGCTTCTACCCGTTTCAGAGAATTGCCTCTAGGTCCCAGAAGTCTTCCAACAAAATTGAACTGAtgcaatttatttaaattaattctaGTTGATCAAACCTTTAGTTTCAGGAAAGTTAAAAGACCGTGGTCTAACAAAGTAAATAATTTTCCATTATTGAACTATAATTGAAATATGAGCTTACATTAGGGTATGTGTCAACTGGAATTTCCAAGCGCAAAATCCTTTTAACAGTATATGAACTAGGACTTGCAGGCGCGCCTTGCCAGTCCATTGTCATTCCAGGAGTTCCACAAAATCTCTGCTTTGCAAATTAAAGTAAGTTAACTTAGATGTTTAAAAGCTCATATAGTGTAGAAAAAGAACAAGCTGAAAAACAAGGACAAATAATTAAGGGGATAttactttgtgaaaacattttttattttcatttcaaaaaatgtgttaattttatttgttagcaAAAAAGTGAGACTTTTAAAATGAACAATTGTCTACATTTctagaaacaatgaaaatgttGAAGAGTTGTTTCATTATTTGCATAAATGCATCTTCATTAAGTAGCATTTCATCTTTCTTTATATAACAATGGTCCACTTCAAAAGTTTCTCATCAACCTAAAAAATGAACAcataagaaaatgaaaacacGGTGTTTTCACAAAGTAAGCGGggcaaaaaacaaaatttgtcaCATGAACAAATGATACTTAAACTATCACAAGCTTAATTTGAGGATATAAAGTTCAGATgtaaagataaataattgaCTAGAAGTCACCTCCTGCTGNNNNNNNNNNNNNNNNNNNNNNNNNNNNNNNNNNNNNNNNNNNNNNNNNNNNNNNNNNNNNNNNNNNNNNNNNNNNNNNNNNNNNNNNNNNNNNNNNNNNNNNNNNNNNNNNNNNNNNNNNNNNNNNNNNNNNNNNNNNaaacgaaaatggaggatgGAGGGATTTTGGTCGCGCGTTAACAGAGGAAGTGCTGAAGACCGTTCCATCCACCCAACCCTGCCCCAGTGACATTTGACATGAGGTTTGAAGAAGCCATGGGACTAGGGCTTCTATGTCGCAGTCTGTCAAAGTCACCAAAACCTTGGTTGGACAAAATTGCAGa contains:
- the LOC101496269 gene encoding acid phosphatase 1-like isoform X2 — protein: MMEKIKTVQRVVAGLTLLLGFLGKLILNLRGQKQRASNPEKLQMIIRSDKLMDSSSSSCSDEMEDDERYGLRWRLSVEKNNNVTPWKTVPLRCYNHLHNYMTGGQYDLDLNLIVRQILLYASQIPLPTDAFDAWILDVDDTCISNISYYTHKRFGCDPFDSTIFKAWIMKGMCPAIPIVLTLFKTLIDKGFKVFLLTGRDQATLAKITTNNLHSQGFIGYQRLILRNXXXXXQSAVKYKSAIRKEIEEQGYRIWGNVGDQWSDLQGECLGMRTFKLPNPMYFIS
- the LOC101496269 gene encoding acid phosphatase 1-like isoform X1 is translated as MMEKIKTVQRVVAGLTLLLGFLGKLILNLRGQKQRASNPEKLQMIIRSDKLMDSSSSSCSDEMEDDERYGLRWRLSVEKNNNVTPWKTVPLRCYNHLHNYMTGGQYDLDLNLIVRQILLYASQIPLPTDAFDAWILDVDDTCISNISYYTHKRFGCDPFDSTIFKAWIMKGMCPAIPIVLTLFKTLIDKGFKVFLLTGRDQATLAKITTNNLHSQGFIGYQRLILRSFFANGYDVRCTTLVNKSTHI
- the LOC101495933 gene encoding KH domain-containing protein At2g38610 — encoded protein: MSGLYNPNFSPVRAASPQIRTTPITAPDMDSQYLSELLAEYQKLGPFIKVLPNSSRLLNQEILRVSAILSNQGFGDFDRLRHRSPSPMASSNLMSNVTGAGLGGWNGLPKQRFCGTPGMTMDWQGAPASPSSYTVKRILRLEIPVDTYPNFNFVGRLLGPRGNSLKRVEATTGCRVFIRGKGSIKDPDKEEKLRGRPGYEHLNEPLHLLIEADLPANIVEIRLRQAQEIIEELLKPVDESQDFIKRQQLRELALLNSNLGEESPGPSGSVSPFNSSGMKRAKTGR